The proteins below come from a single Methanobacterium sp. Maddingley MBC34 genomic window:
- a CDS encoding hypothetical protein (PFAM: Protein of unknown function(DUF2089)) — protein MKREVPGSCPICQSEIKVSEIKCNKCKSVIQGEFDLCKFCRLNDQQKYFLEVFIKNRGNIKEIEKELGISYPTVRNKLDEVISVLGHKVKKPAIDKKEILEKLKNGEISKDEALKLLNGKI, from the coding sequence ATGAAACGTGAAGTACCAGGAAGCTGTCCCATATGCCAGAGTGAAATTAAAGTTAGCGAGATAAAGTGTAATAAATGCAAGAGTGTTATTCAGGGCGAATTTGATCTGTGCAAGTTTTGCAGACTGAATGACCAACAGAAATACTTCCTGGAAGTTTTTATAAAAAACAGGGGTAATATTAAGGAGATTGAAAAGGAACTGGGGATATCCTACCCAACAGTAAGGAATAAACTGGATGAAGTGATTTCCGTTCTGGGGCACAAGGTCAAAAAACCAGCTATTGATAAAAAAGAGATCCTGGAAAAGCTTAAAAATGGTGAAATCTCCAAGGATGAGGCTTTAAAGCTACTAAATGGTAAAATTTAA
- a CDS encoding PAS domain S-box (PFAM: Response regulator receiver domain; PAS fold~TIGRFAM: PAS domain S-box), with protein MVTRMGAQNSMTKILIVEDEAITAMDIKHNLVNFGFDVVGTAASGEKAIEIAQKLKPDLILMDITLKGDMDGIEAAKKIKTLFDIPVIYMSAFTDKNTHERLKLTNPYGFVSKPVSTELLVVSIEAAVYKHDLDKKLAESEERLRLIFDSSKDFIYSYDLEGRFTSANKHFCQATNLSEDEIIGKTGPELGLPEKQSNKWKKIRQQVYENNSTVEMFTSQVGLDKKVHEYEVILNPLHNIHGEIVGISGVSRDLTEHKLLKKELNELGELFQNLYTNAQVGIVIGDTNGHVLKCNSAFENMLGYSLEELQKMSFTEFTHQDYIDKELSLLESLRTGKIKFYEIEKKFIRKDKEITWGKVTGGFGISTDGKPVNSLIIVENIDDRKKSEKEILDYAAQLKAIFDMSGIALAATDTNGHWINVNEYFLNELGYTEEEFLKLTNMDVTHPDDLEKTSRLFSKLLSGELDKYRLEKRYKTKESNFKWFYLSVKPIKDENNKIIAVMSAGHPIDNTINSEELNI; from the coding sequence ATGGTAACAAGGATGGGGGCCCAAAACAGTATGACCAAAATTTTAATTGTGGAAGATGAAGCAATTACTGCAATGGATATCAAACATAATTTAGTAAATTTTGGTTTTGATGTTGTAGGAACTGCTGCTAGTGGTGAAAAAGCAATTGAAATAGCTCAAAAACTAAAACCAGATTTAATTTTAATGGATATCACCTTAAAGGGCGATATGGATGGAATTGAAGCAGCGAAAAAAATTAAAACTCTTTTTGATATTCCTGTTATCTACATGAGTGCTTTTACAGATAAAAATACACATGAAAGGCTTAAACTTACCAACCCCTATGGTTTTGTGAGTAAACCTGTCAGCACTGAATTATTAGTGGTTTCTATTGAAGCTGCAGTTTACAAACACGACCTTGATAAGAAATTAGCTGAAAGTGAAGAACGTTTAAGATTAATTTTTGATTCCAGTAAAGATTTTATTTACAGTTATGACCTTGAAGGGAGATTTACCAGTGCAAACAAGCATTTTTGCCAAGCTACGAATCTAAGTGAAGATGAAATCATAGGTAAAACAGGCCCAGAACTGGGTTTACCTGAAAAACAGAGCAATAAATGGAAAAAAATACGCCAGCAAGTTTATGAAAATAATTCAACTGTTGAAATGTTTACATCTCAAGTTGGGCTGGATAAAAAAGTCCATGAATATGAAGTAATCTTAAATCCACTCCATAATATACACGGAGAAATTGTGGGAATTTCTGGAGTAAGCAGAGATTTAACCGAACATAAACTGTTAAAAAAAGAATTAAATGAATTAGGTGAACTGTTCCAGAACCTCTACACTAATGCCCAAGTAGGAATAGTAATTGGAGATACCAATGGACACGTATTAAAATGTAATTCTGCATTTGAAAACATGCTGGGTTACAGCTTAGAAGAACTCCAGAAAATGAGTTTTACAGAATTCACCCACCAGGATTATATAGATAAAGAATTATCTTTACTTGAAAGCTTACGTACTGGGAAAATTAAATTCTATGAAATAGAGAAAAAATTCATTCGCAAAGATAAGGAAATTACCTGGGGCAAAGTAACTGGAGGATTTGGTATTTCAACTGATGGAAAACCAGTTAATTCGCTTATTATTGTTGAAAATATTGATGATCGTAAAAAATCAGAAAAAGAAATACTGGATTATGCTGCCCAACTTAAAGCTATTTTTGACATGTCGGGCATTGCTCTGGCAGCCACCGATACAAATGGCCACTGGATTAATGTAAATGAATATTTCTTAAATGAATTAGGTTATACTGAAGAGGAATTCTTAAAATTAACTAATATGGATGTAACCCATCCAGATGATCTAGAAAAAACATCCAGGTTATTTTCAAAACTTTTATCAGGAGAGCTTGATAAATACCGGTTAGAAAAAAGATATAAAACCAAAGAAAGCAATTTTAAATGGTTTTATTTATCTGTAAAACCAATTAAAGACGAAAATAATAAAATTATCGCAGTTATGAGTGCAGGACATCCCATTGACAATACGATTAATTCTGAAGAATTAAACATTTAG
- a CDS encoding transcriptional regulator (PFAM: Bacterial regulatory proteins, tetR family), translating into MSLAKWKEREKEQRQNDIIKAARKLFAERDFSEVSMDEIAKEVGLGKGTLYLYFKNKESLYFAVTLRGTQIWSEMVKKEVKKGESSLEKLKLYGNANREFSNKYPDDFRLLYSPSSIKKQFDMDKMTSSDQFQEERDLFKEIMFIGIDLIQKGIDEGEIRPDVDPTEAAILLSVIFNGNVNMGDWSKEILESEGIDEQKFTNDIGDFFLHMLKK; encoded by the coding sequence ATGTCACTGGCAAAATGGAAGGAAAGAGAAAAAGAACAGCGTCAAAATGACATCATCAAGGCTGCTAGGAAACTATTCGCAGAACGCGACTTTAGTGAAGTTTCAATGGATGAAATAGCAAAGGAAGTTGGTCTTGGAAAAGGCACACTTTATCTTTATTTTAAAAATAAAGAATCATTATACTTTGCTGTAACCTTACGTGGTACCCAAATTTGGTCCGAAATGGTTAAAAAAGAGGTTAAAAAGGGGGAAAGTAGTTTAGAAAAGTTAAAATTGTATGGAAATGCAAATAGGGAGTTTTCTAATAAATATCCTGATGATTTCAGGCTGTTGTATTCCCCTTCATCAATAAAAAAACAATTTGATATGGATAAAATGACGAGTAGTGACCAGTTCCAAGAAGAAAGGGACTTGTTCAAAGAAATAATGTTCATAGGAATAGATTTGATACAAAAAGGAATAGATGAGGGCGAAATCAGGCCAGATGTGGATCCTACTGAAGCTGCTATTCTCCTATCAGTAATCTTCAATGGCAATGTGAATATGGGAGACTGGAGTAAAGAGATTCTGGAAAGTGAGGGAATTGATGAACAGAAATTTACAAATGATATAGGGGACTTTTTTCTCCATATGTTAAAGAAATAG
- a CDS encoding hypothetical protein (PFAM: Uncharacterised ArCR, COG2043), with protein MESNELGHKLNEILKLENEPVAIKWSVSEPKNIVKEEGKSRFCGKLEKAMNGEMFYATLEEEECMGGARYSGLKNMSEYPANVQSGAFMIPKGLYKSIPAVQRSRENETYINPGIFNAISFAPLNKAEFEPDVIFILCNAKQGMEILHANAYDSGEHGLGADAAPICSSMAAAPYMAGKVTYGFGDVAARENMGINPEDIMVSIPGSDLSRIVSNLGEMRTKMFFKEE; from the coding sequence ATGGAAAGTAATGAATTAGGACATAAATTAAATGAAATTTTAAAATTGGAAAATGAACCAGTAGCTATAAAATGGTCTGTGAGCGAACCAAAAAACATTGTAAAAGAAGAGGGTAAATCAAGATTCTGCGGTAAACTTGAAAAAGCCATGAATGGCGAAATGTTCTATGCAACTTTAGAAGAGGAAGAATGCATGGGTGGTGCCAGATATTCAGGACTGAAAAATATGAGTGAATATCCTGCAAACGTGCAAAGTGGTGCTTTTATGATCCCTAAAGGATTATATAAGAGTATTCCTGCAGTTCAACGTTCAAGAGAAAATGAAACCTACATAAACCCCGGAATCTTTAATGCAATCAGTTTCGCTCCGTTAAATAAAGCAGAATTTGAACCAGATGTTATATTTATTCTCTGCAATGCGAAACAGGGTATGGAAATTCTCCATGCAAATGCATATGATTCTGGAGAACATGGCTTGGGTGCTGATGCAGCCCCCATATGCAGTTCAATGGCTGCAGCTCCCTACATGGCTGGAAAAGTCACTTATGGATTTGGTGATGTTGCAGCTAGGGAAAATATGGGCATAAATCCTGAAGATATCATGGTTAGTATTCCTGGAAGTGACTTATCACGTATAGTTTCCAATTTAGGTGAGATGCGAACTAAAATGTTCTTTAAGGAAGAATAA
- a CDS encoding arabinose efflux permease family protein (PFAM: Major Facilitator Superfamily~TIGRFAM: drug resistance transporter, EmrB/QacA subfamily) gives MDYESHYKLPKNRIILIMTGLMVGLLVAAFDYSIMGTAMPKVINSLQGMEYYTWPFTAYMLTSTIAIILFGKLSDIYGRKHVLILGIITFVITSVMCGFSTSMFQLIVFRGLQGIGGGILVSLPFMVVGEIFSPRDRAKYMGILGSVFGVADVLGPIIGGLVTDTFGWRWVFFINVPVGIAAVCIIYYSLPNFKLPDVKKVIDYKGIITFTLTLSSVFLALTLAGDLNTNSLVEIAGLLVFSIAMFILFIKAEKRATEPILPLHLFKNPIYNVSSVESFIAAALMFCGIIYVPLFAQGVLGISATNSGLLMIPMLFSLTLSSLITGQIISRTGRYKKLVIAEFIITGIGVVLLASMNVNTPYYLLLAYSTVLGIGSGMAYTIFNVAVQNAFTLRDIGIVTASIRFFRNVGTIVFVSIFGYIMNFTLASSAAATVSYTEALALSIQNIFMVAIVLAFAGLVIAFFLKEKQLGKEIPLGGDELQEDASSNSGYN, from the coding sequence ATGGATTATGAAAGCCATTATAAACTTCCCAAAAATAGAATAATCCTAATTATGACGGGATTAATGGTCGGGCTTCTGGTAGCTGCCTTTGATTATTCAATCATGGGCACAGCCATGCCCAAGGTTATTAACAGTTTACAGGGAATGGAATATTATACCTGGCCCTTTACAGCTTACATGTTAACTTCCACCATTGCCATAATCCTTTTTGGTAAACTATCCGATATTTACGGTAGAAAACATGTTTTAATTCTGGGGATCATCACATTCGTTATAACTTCAGTTATGTGCGGGTTTTCCACCAGCATGTTCCAGCTGATTGTCTTTAGGGGGCTGCAGGGAATTGGGGGTGGAATTTTAGTATCCCTCCCATTCATGGTGGTGGGAGAGATTTTCTCTCCAAGGGACAGAGCCAAATATATGGGGATCTTAGGATCAGTATTCGGAGTGGCCGATGTCTTAGGACCGATTATTGGGGGATTGGTTACTGATACCTTCGGATGGAGATGGGTGTTTTTTATAAATGTTCCAGTAGGGATCGCCGCTGTATGCATAATCTATTACTCTCTTCCCAACTTCAAACTGCCCGATGTTAAAAAAGTCATTGATTATAAGGGGATCATTACCTTTACCTTAACTTTAAGTTCAGTGTTCCTGGCACTGACACTGGCCGGAGACTTAAATACAAATTCATTAGTGGAAATAGCGGGACTTCTTGTATTTTCAATTGCCATGTTTATACTGTTCATCAAGGCTGAAAAACGAGCCACCGAACCCATTTTACCTTTACACCTATTTAAAAATCCAATATACAATGTATCCTCAGTAGAAAGCTTCATAGCCGCAGCATTGATGTTCTGTGGGATAATTTACGTACCATTATTTGCACAGGGAGTTTTAGGTATTAGTGCCACAAATTCCGGGCTCCTGATGATCCCTATGCTTTTTAGCCTCACATTGTCCTCGTTAATCACCGGACAAATAATATCACGAACCGGGAGATATAAAAAGCTGGTAATTGCTGAATTTATCATAACTGGAATAGGAGTTGTGCTTCTAGCTTCCATGAATGTGAATACACCATATTACCTTTTGTTAGCCTATTCTACTGTTCTGGGTATTGGTTCGGGGATGGCTTATACCATATTCAATGTAGCAGTGCAGAATGCATTTACCCTGCGAGATATAGGTATTGTAACCGCTTCTATACGTTTTTTCAGAAATGTGGGTACCATTGTATTTGTTTCAATATTTGGATACATAATGAATTTCACACTGGCCAGTTCTGCTGCCGCTACTGTAAGTTATACTGAGGCTTTGGCACTTTCTATCCAGAATATTTTTATGGTGGCCATAGTACTGGCCTTTGCAGGACTGGTTATTGCCTTCTTCCTTAAAGAAAAACAATTGGGTAAAGAAATACCGTTAGGTGGCGATGAATTACAGGAAGATGCATCCAGTAACTCAGGATATAATTAA
- a CDS encoding dihydrodipicolinate reductase (PFAM: Dihydrodipicolinate reductase, N-terminus; Dihydrodipicolinate reductase, C-terminus~TIGRFAM: dihydrodipicolinate reductase), with the protein MEIDKVIKVAVTGAGGRISSKIIKTILKQGDMEVVAAIGAPNTSLEGKDVGEVIGVGKINIPINSAQRLAHVLKEKKADVLVDFTIANSAVGTIQTAAECGVNVVVGTTGLSDEQMTLISESIEENNIKAVISPNMAVGVNVFFKIIKDLAKTLSDYDIEIIEAHHKHKLDAPSGTACKAYESIARELERVNELGRANKLGKANKLGKDDKLKTVKGESCVCGRQGMVGARSPGEIGVHAVRGGDIVGDHTVLFAGEGERLEITHRAGSRQAFVTGAIKAVRYVNTKALEGKISEMADVLGIKV; encoded by the coding sequence ATGGAGATTGATAAAGTGATTAAAGTGGCTGTAACCGGTGCCGGTGGGAGGATTAGTTCTAAAATAATTAAAACCATACTAAAACAGGGAGATATGGAAGTTGTGGCAGCCATAGGTGCACCTAATACCTCACTTGAAGGAAAAGATGTGGGTGAAGTAATAGGTGTGGGAAAGATCAATATCCCCATAAATAGTGCACAAAGACTTGCCCATGTTTTGAAGGAAAAAAAAGCTGATGTTCTGGTTGATTTTACCATAGCAAACTCTGCGGTGGGTACAATCCAAACTGCAGCAGAATGTGGGGTTAACGTAGTTGTAGGCACAACTGGATTATCAGATGAGCAGATGACATTGATAAGTGAATCCATTGAAGAGAATAATATAAAAGCGGTTATTTCTCCAAACATGGCAGTTGGTGTGAATGTGTTCTTTAAGATCATTAAGGACCTTGCAAAGACTCTCTCAGATTACGATATAGAAATAATCGAAGCTCATCATAAACATAAATTGGATGCACCTTCCGGCACAGCCTGCAAGGCCTACGAGAGTATAGCTCGTGAACTGGAAAGAGTTAATGAACTAGGAAGAGCTAATAAACTAGGAAAAGCTAATAAACTAGGGAAAGATGATAAACTGAAAACAGTAAAAGGTGAATCCTGTGTCTGTGGTAGGCAGGGAATGGTAGGTGCACGAAGTCCTGGAGAAATAGGAGTACATGCAGTTCGTGGTGGGGATATTGTTGGGGATCACACCGTTCTTTTTGCTGGTGAGGGTGAACGATTGGAAATTACCCACAGAGCAGGAAGCAGGCAGGCATTTGTAACTGGAGCAATTAAAGCCGTGCGTTATGTTAATACTAAAGCTCTTGAGGGAAAAATTAGCGAGATGGCCGATGTTCTGGGTATAAAAGTATAA
- a CDS encoding lactoylglutathione lyase family protein, with protein sequence MKVKYATIIVNDMDESIRFYTEVMGFEIDSQYHLGPAGEITLLKGEGDAMIEIIKNPNDEPGLFSIGMDVEDVVGTIKDLKAKGAKIIMEPIPITVGLLAFIEDPNGARIALIQHN encoded by the coding sequence ATGAAAGTTAAATATGCTACCATCATTGTTAATGATATGGATGAGTCAATCCGGTTTTACACCGAAGTTATGGGGTTTGAAATAGATAGCCAGTACCATCTTGGACCCGCCGGAGAAATCACACTACTCAAGGGTGAAGGGGATGCTATGATAGAAATCATTAAAAACCCAAATGATGAACCTGGACTATTTTCAATAGGGATGGATGTGGAAGATGTTGTTGGTACTATTAAAGATCTTAAAGCAAAGGGTGCTAAAATCATAATGGAACCGATTCCCATAACCGTGGGATTACTGGCATTCATAGAAGACCCAAATGGGGCCAGAATAGCGCTAATTCAACATAATTAA
- a CDS encoding putative ATPase (AAA+ superfamily) (PFAM: Protein of unknown function (DUF815)), producing MHHLTSKLVIYKNINKDSILFRLSKIYQQLESGDYVREDMISDIYIEINRLLDISTLFGFDENLWHNYLAFVLAMTENPFTLVSEKVGVNEGTVNKLAINDFGIFKQLFDYDFSKIEKELEIDCFTIITDYDAVVKSEQIFNRSVSEKVQKLSHAIEQAKGGDDVYKVVTDFYRVYGVGEFGLNKAFRISPQEESGISTRDKSGIMTRDKSGILCPITNTSDMLLDDLVGYESQKRELVQNTEAFVEGRKANNVLLYGDAGTGKSASIKAILNQYYSSGLRMIEVYKHEFKELPKVIDAIKNRNYRFIIYMDDLSFEEFEIEYKYLKAVMEGGLEAKPENVLIYATSNRRHLIRETWSDRSDMSDDELHRSETVNEKLSLADRFGVMIGYYTPQRMEYFNIVTTLARRHPEITLTDEELIAEAGKWEMRHGGMSGRTAQQFVDYLLGARDLS from the coding sequence ATGCATCATTTGACATCTAAATTGGTGATTTACAAAAATATCAACAAAGATAGCATCTTGTTTAGATTATCTAAGATCTACCAACAACTTGAATCAGGTGACTATGTGCGAGAAGACATGATTTCAGATATTTATATTGAAATTAATCGTCTTCTTGATATTTCAACGCTTTTCGGCTTTGATGAAAATCTGTGGCACAATTATCTGGCCTTTGTTCTGGCAATGACTGAAAACCCATTTACCCTTGTTTCGGAAAAAGTGGGAGTCAATGAAGGTACGGTAAATAAACTTGCCATTAACGATTTTGGTATATTCAAGCAGTTGTTTGACTATGACTTTTCTAAAATAGAAAAAGAACTGGAAATTGACTGCTTCACCATTATCACTGATTATGATGCAGTCGTTAAAAGTGAACAGATTTTCAACAGGAGTGTGAGTGAAAAAGTTCAAAAACTCAGTCATGCCATTGAGCAAGCTAAAGGTGGTGATGATGTATATAAAGTGGTTACCGATTTCTACAGAGTATATGGTGTGGGAGAATTTGGATTAAATAAAGCTTTTCGTATTTCACCTCAAGAGGAGTCAGGAATCTCAACTAGAGATAAGTCTGGAATCATGACTCGAGATAAATCCGGAATCCTGTGCCCCATTACCAACACTAGTGATATGCTACTGGATGATCTGGTTGGTTATGAATCCCAGAAGAGGGAACTGGTACAGAATACTGAAGCCTTTGTTGAAGGGCGTAAAGCAAACAATGTTCTTCTCTATGGAGATGCAGGTACTGGTAAATCTGCAAGCATAAAGGCAATTCTTAATCAGTATTATAGTAGTGGTCTCCGTATGATAGAGGTCTATAAACATGAATTTAAAGAACTGCCAAAGGTCATTGATGCCATAAAAAACAGAAATTATCGTTTTATAATTTATATGGATGATTTATCTTTTGAGGAGTTCGAAATTGAGTATAAATATTTGAAGGCAGTTATGGAGGGGGGTTTGGAGGCAAAACCTGAAAACGTACTCATCTATGCAACATCCAACCGGCGCCATTTAATCAGGGAAACCTGGAGTGATCGTTCAGATATGTCAGATGATGAACTGCATCGCTCGGAAACTGTGAATGAAAAACTATCCCTGGCAGACCGGTTCGGGGTGATGATTGGTTACTACACTCCTCAAAGGATGGAATATTTCAACATAGTCACCACTCTGGCCAGGAGACACCCTGAAATCACACTCACCGATGAAGAACTGATTGCAGAAGCAGGTAAATGGGAAATGCGTCATGGTGGAATGTCCGGACGCACAGCCCAGCAGTTTGTTGATTACTTGCTGGGAGCTCGTGATCTATCTTGA